A single genomic interval of Helianthus annuus cultivar XRQ/B chromosome 6, HanXRQr2.0-SUNRISE, whole genome shotgun sequence harbors:
- the LOC110864979 gene encoding glutathione gamma-glutamylcysteinyltransferase 1 isoform X1: MTTTMATIYRRVLPSPPAIDFVSSQGKQLFMEATQGGTMEGFFKLISYFQTQSEPAYCGLATLAMVLNALSIDPGRKWKGPWRWFDESMLDCCEPLETVKAKGISFGKVVCLAHCAGAKVEAFRTNQTSIDEFRKHVVACSSSDDCHVIASYNRATFKQTGAGHFSPIGGYHAGRDMVLILDVARFKYPPHWVPLKLLWEAMDTVDQASGYHRGFMLVSRLQRPPALLYTLSCKHESWVNIAKYLTEDVPELLSSKNVKDVKDVLSIVFSSLPSKFLEFITWVPEVRRTEEGDQSLTPEEQERLSIKGEILKQVQETELYKYVADFLDSPCSGQEASLTEIAASVCCQGAGFLKGNSESSDGFCCGETQVHCIKNNGAMPHVTIVSGTVTNGIGEQHVDMLVPSLTNRIGLHPASSDVLIALLLALPPQIWSGIKDDTLLREIDTLVSMDNLPTLLQEEVMHLRSQLYILKRCKDNELEKDLSAPL, encoded by the exons ATGACGACGACTATGGCGACTATATACAGAAGAGTTCTTCCATCCCCTCCTGCTATTGATTTCGTTTCTTCTCAAGGAAAG CAATTGTTCATGGAAGCCACTCAAGGTGGAACAATGGAAGGCTTCTTTAAGTTAATCTCTTACTTTCAGACACAATCAGAACCCGCTTATTGTGGATTGGCTACCCTTGCAATGGTCTTGAATGCTCTTTCTATTGATCCTGGTAGAAAATGGAAAG GTCCCTGGAGGTGGTTTGATGAATCTATGCTGGATTGTTGTGAGCCTTTGGAAACGGTTAAAGCCAAAGGCATTTCTTTTGGGAAAGTTGTTTGTTTGGCTCATTGTGCTGGAGCAAAAGTTGAGGCTTTTCGCACAAATCAAACTAGCATCGATGAATTTCGCAAGCATGTTGTAGCCTGCTCTAGTTCTGATGACTGTCATGTCATTGCTTCGTATAACAGAGCCACTTTCAAACAG ACGGGTGCTGGCCACTTTTCGCCTATCGGTGGTTATCATGCGGGAAGAGATATGGTATTAATATTAGATGTTGCGCGTTTTAAATATCCTCCTCACTGGGTGCCACTTAAATTACTTTGGGAAGCCATGGATACTGTGGATCAAGCTAGTGGATATCACAGAGG ttttaTGCTGGTATCCAGGCTTCAACGACCACCAGCATTACTATATACCCTG AGTTGTAAGCATGAGAGTTGGGTTAATATCGCAAAGTACTTGACTGAGGATGTTCCGGAGTTATTGAGTTCTAAGAATGTGAAGGACGTGAAAGATGTTCTCTCCATTGTTTTTAGTTCTTTGCCATCCAAGTTTCTTGAATTTATTACGTGGGTTCCGGAAGTTCGAAGAACAGAAGAGGGTGATCAAAGTTTAACTCCAGAAGAGCAAGAAAGGCTTTCCATCAAG GGGGAGATACTGAAACAGGTTCAGGAGACTGAACTATACAAGTACGTCGCAGATTTTCTCGACTCTCCATGTTCGGGTCAAGAAGCCAGTTTGACCGAGATTGCAGCAAGTGTGTGTTGTCAGGGAGCAGGATTTTTAAAAGGAAACAGTGAATCGTCTGACGGATTTTGCTGCGGGGAAACACAAGTACATTGCATAAAAAACAATGGAGCCATGCCACATGTTACGATAGTCTCGGGGACTGTGACCAATGGCATCGGTGAACAACATGTGGATATGTTGGTCCCTTCGTTAACTAATCGCATTGGGTTGCACCCAGCTAGCAGTGATGTTCTCATAGCACTTTTACTGGCGTTACCACCGCAAATTTGGTCCGGTATCAAAGATGATACCCTGTTGCGGGAAATTGATACCCTTGTTTCTATGGATAACCTTCCTACTTTGCTTCAAGAAGAG GTTATGCACTTGCGTAGTCAGCTCTACATTCTCAAGCGATGCAAAGATAATGAATTAGAGAAAGATCTTTCTGCACCCTTATAG
- the LOC110944521 gene encoding protein NPGR2 translates to MQTLKSFFFYLLIAEAAESCKVTLDIIESSLPDGLPENLDTDNKLQDTLTNTLELLPYLYQLANSHHETILSYRRALLRHSKYLNNQTIAKIQKEFVLYLLYCGGEEAYPPNLVLKTDASFVPKNNIEEAILLLMILLRDVSLKKIERDPSILDHLSYALSIAGGLGPLGKQLEELLPGIIDDNEKYLLLALCCYGTGDASAALNLLKIIYKDDQNPNCGLPLLLASKIHVENPNSSEGVMTAKRAIQVLKDKSDDRVGVGYYYLGVSLSAWSRSEVTECNRVDRQHEALECLETAGRLTRMVDSRVLYDLSLENAEQRKLDAAFGYAKRLLYLEGGSHVKGWMLLARILSAQKRFGDGESIIDAALDQTENWDHGELLRTKAKLQLAQGEVKRAIQTYTRVLAVLQVKGKGFGLPKTHIEDGDRTLELEIWNDLAKVYISLSQWPDAEACLVKSKAISNYSASTRHTVGFLYEAKGLHKQALKLYKHALDVDPAHVQSLVSIAGVFRKLGGQSGPVARSFLNEALRVDRMHSSAWYNLGLLLRDKGPMGLREAADCFEAAGVLKETEPIEPFR, encoded by the exons ATGCAAACACtaaagtctttttttttttatttattaattgcaGAAGCTGCTGAATCATGCAAAGTTACTCTGGACATTATCGAATCATCGTTACCAGATGGTTTGCCAGAAAACCTTGATACCGACAATAAATTGCAAGATACTCTAACCAACACACTCGAATTACTTCCGTATCTATACCAACTTGCTAACTCGCACCACGAAACAATCTTGTCATACCGGCGGGCCTTACTTCGTCACTCAAAGTACCTCAACAATCAAACAATAGCAAAAATTCAAAAGGAGTTTGTTCTTTATCTGCTCTACTGTGGAGGAGAAGAAGCTTATCCACCTAACTTAGTGCTCAAAACCGACGCTTCATTCGTACCAAAAAATAACATAGAAGAAGCTATTCTACTTTTAATGATTCTGCTAAGGGATGTTTCCTTAAAGAAAATCGAGCGCGATCCATCTATTTTAGATCATCTTTCTTACGCGTTATCCATTGCTGGTGGACTCGGGCCTTTGGGTAAACAACTGGAAGAATTGCTTCCGGGGATCATTGACGATAATGAAAAGTACTTACTTTTAGCTCTATGTTGTTATGGAACGGGTGACGCTTCGGCTGCTTTAAATTTGCTGAAAATTATATACAAAGACGATCAGAATCCGAATTGCGGGTTGCCTTTATTACTGGCTTCAAAAATTCATGTGGAAAATCCCAACTCGTCGGAAGGTGTAATGACCGCAAAGAGAGCTATTCAGGTTTTAAAAGATAAAAGCGATGACCGTGTTGGCGTTGGTTATTATTATTTGGGTGTCTCACTTTCAGCATGGTCGAGATCGGAAGTGACGGAGTGTAATAGAGTTGATAGACAACATGAAGCACTAGAGTGTTTAGAAACAGCAGGGAGGTTGACTCGAATGGTTGACTCGAGAGTTCTTTATGATCTTAGTTTAGAAAACGCCGAGCAAAGGAAGCTGGATGCTGCTTTTGGTTATGCGAAGCGTTTGCTTTATTTGGAAGGTGGGTCTCACGTTAAAGGGTGGATGCTATTGGCTAGAATACTGTCGGCACAAAAGCGGTTTGGAGATGGTGAAAGTATTATCGATGCGGCTTTAGATCAGACCGAAAATTGGGATCACGGTGAACTGCTAAGAACTAAGGCTAAGCTCCAACTTGCACAGGGGGAGGTAAAACGCGCCATTCAGACATACACTCGAGTTCTAGCGGTTCTTCAAGTCAAGGGTAAAGGTTTTGGATTGCCAAAAACTCATATTGAG GATGGTGATAGAACATTGGAGTTAGAGATATGGAATGATCTTGCTAAAGTCTATATAAGCTTATCTCAGTGGCCTGATGCCGAGGCATGTCTAGTGAAGTCGAAGGCTATTAGTAACTACTCAGCTTCTACACGACACACTGTTG GTTTTCTCTATGAAGCAAAAGGTCTCCACAAGCAAGCTCTAAAGCTTTATAAACATGCTTTAGACGTGGATCCGGCCCATGTGCAGAGTCTTGTTTCCATAGCTGGTGTGTTCAGGAAGCTGGGTGGGCAGTCTGGGCCGGTGGCCCGAAGCTTCTTGAACGAGGCGTTACGGGTTGATAGGATGCACTCTTCAGCTTGGTATAATCTAGGCCTGCTTCTTAGAGATAAGGGCCCAATGGGCCTAAGAGAAGCTGCTGATTGCTTTGAGGCTGCAGGTGTACTAAAGGAAACAGAACCTATCGAACCTTTCAGATAA
- the LOC110864979 gene encoding glutathione gamma-glutamylcysteinyltransferase 1 isoform X2, protein MEATQGGTMEGFFKLISYFQTQSEPAYCGLATLAMVLNALSIDPGRKWKGPWRWFDESMLDCCEPLETVKAKGISFGKVVCLAHCAGAKVEAFRTNQTSIDEFRKHVVACSSSDDCHVIASYNRATFKQTGAGHFSPIGGYHAGRDMVLILDVARFKYPPHWVPLKLLWEAMDTVDQASGYHRGFMLVSRLQRPPALLYTLSCKHESWVNIAKYLTEDVPELLSSKNVKDVKDVLSIVFSSLPSKFLEFITWVPEVRRTEEGDQSLTPEEQERLSIKGEILKQVQETELYKYVADFLDSPCSGQEASLTEIAASVCCQGAGFLKGNSESSDGFCCGETQVHCIKNNGAMPHVTIVSGTVTNGIGEQHVDMLVPSLTNRIGLHPASSDVLIALLLALPPQIWSGIKDDTLLREIDTLVSMDNLPTLLQEEVMHLRSQLYILKRCKDNELEKDLSAPL, encoded by the exons ATGGAAGCCACTCAAGGTGGAACAATGGAAGGCTTCTTTAAGTTAATCTCTTACTTTCAGACACAATCAGAACCCGCTTATTGTGGATTGGCTACCCTTGCAATGGTCTTGAATGCTCTTTCTATTGATCCTGGTAGAAAATGGAAAG GTCCCTGGAGGTGGTTTGATGAATCTATGCTGGATTGTTGTGAGCCTTTGGAAACGGTTAAAGCCAAAGGCATTTCTTTTGGGAAAGTTGTTTGTTTGGCTCATTGTGCTGGAGCAAAAGTTGAGGCTTTTCGCACAAATCAAACTAGCATCGATGAATTTCGCAAGCATGTTGTAGCCTGCTCTAGTTCTGATGACTGTCATGTCATTGCTTCGTATAACAGAGCCACTTTCAAACAG ACGGGTGCTGGCCACTTTTCGCCTATCGGTGGTTATCATGCGGGAAGAGATATGGTATTAATATTAGATGTTGCGCGTTTTAAATATCCTCCTCACTGGGTGCCACTTAAATTACTTTGGGAAGCCATGGATACTGTGGATCAAGCTAGTGGATATCACAGAGG ttttaTGCTGGTATCCAGGCTTCAACGACCACCAGCATTACTATATACCCTG AGTTGTAAGCATGAGAGTTGGGTTAATATCGCAAAGTACTTGACTGAGGATGTTCCGGAGTTATTGAGTTCTAAGAATGTGAAGGACGTGAAAGATGTTCTCTCCATTGTTTTTAGTTCTTTGCCATCCAAGTTTCTTGAATTTATTACGTGGGTTCCGGAAGTTCGAAGAACAGAAGAGGGTGATCAAAGTTTAACTCCAGAAGAGCAAGAAAGGCTTTCCATCAAG GGGGAGATACTGAAACAGGTTCAGGAGACTGAACTATACAAGTACGTCGCAGATTTTCTCGACTCTCCATGTTCGGGTCAAGAAGCCAGTTTGACCGAGATTGCAGCAAGTGTGTGTTGTCAGGGAGCAGGATTTTTAAAAGGAAACAGTGAATCGTCTGACGGATTTTGCTGCGGGGAAACACAAGTACATTGCATAAAAAACAATGGAGCCATGCCACATGTTACGATAGTCTCGGGGACTGTGACCAATGGCATCGGTGAACAACATGTGGATATGTTGGTCCCTTCGTTAACTAATCGCATTGGGTTGCACCCAGCTAGCAGTGATGTTCTCATAGCACTTTTACTGGCGTTACCACCGCAAATTTGGTCCGGTATCAAAGATGATACCCTGTTGCGGGAAATTGATACCCTTGTTTCTATGGATAACCTTCCTACTTTGCTTCAAGAAGAG GTTATGCACTTGCGTAGTCAGCTCTACATTCTCAAGCGATGCAAAGATAATGAATTAGAGAAAGATCTTTCTGCACCCTTATAG
- the LOC110864980 gene encoding protein HOTHEAD, protein MAYMFPRPLLCVLVTILFVHDLCLVETSTKYAFMKEATKAPKVSFYDYIVIGGGTAGIPLATTLSANYSVLLLERGGSPYGNPNITQVMNFGSYFLDTSPNSPSQRFISEGVINARPRVLGGGTAINAGFYSRGESKFNKEARLMDKRLIRESYEWAEKVMVSKPEPKKWQSAFRAALVEAGVKPDNGFSYDHIVGTKLAGSIFDEHGTRHTAADLLQYANPKGLSVLLHATVEKILFKTKGKSRPLAYGVAFKDSFGNKHKAYLKGGKKNEVILSAGALGSPQLLMLSGIGPKEQLDAHKIKIVLEQPFVGKDMADNPMNTIFIPSPVAVEPTIVQLVGITRFGSYIEDAGGNNFIFADPSAYQGFSPQMGGFMIEKISGPLSKGELRIKNLNPADNPSVTFNYFKEPADLQKCVKGIRTVLKAIESKAFSNYKYANMTSKDILDLNLRLPMNLRVHGKTSWSLEQYCKDTVRSMWHYHGGCHIGQVVDPEYKVLGVDALRVIDGSTILNTPGTNPQASVLMLGRYMGVTILGQWLARENNKTY, encoded by the exons ATGGCTTACATGTTTCCGAGACCGCTCCTATGTGTTCTCGTAACAATTCTTTTCGTTCACGATTTATGCCTTGTTGAAACGT CTACAAAGTATGCTTTTATGAAAGAAGCAACAAAAGCTCCCAAAGTTTCATTCTATGACTACATTGTCATCGGGGGAGGCACGGCTGGAATCCCGTTAGCCACCACGTTATCTGCAAACTACTCGGTTTTACTTCTCGAACGCGGTGGCTCACCTTACGGAAATCCCAACATTACCCAAGTAATGAATTTTGGATCCTATTTCTTGGATACATCTCCAAATTCTCCCTCTCAGCGGTTTATTTCAGAAGGAGTTATAAACGCGCGTCCGCGAGTCTTGGGTGGTGGTACTGCTATTAATGCTGGTTTTTATTCGCGTGGCGAATCAAAGTTTAATAAGGAAGCTAGATTAATGGACAAAAGATTGATTCGCGAGTCTTACGAATGGGCAGAAAAGGTAATGGTTTCTAAGCCTGAACCGAAGAAGTGGCAGTCCGCGTTTCGAGCTGCACTAGTGGAGGCTGGAGTCAAACCCGACAATGGGTTTAGTTATGATCATATCGTTGGGACTAAACTGGCTGGTTCGATTTTTGATGAACATGGGACGCGACATACCGCTGCTGATTTGTTGCAATATGCAAATCCTAAAGGGTTGTCTGTTCTTCTACATGCAACTGTTGAAAAAATCTTATTTAAGACCAAAG GGAAATCAAGGCCGTTGGCTTATGGCGTCGCGTTTAAAGATTCATTCGGGAATAAGCACAAGGCTTATCTAAAAGGTGGAAAAAAGAATGAAGTCATATTATCTGCTGGTGCTCTAGGAAGCCCACAACTTTTGATGTTGAGTGGCATAGGTCCAAAAGAACAACTTGATGCCCATAAGATTAAAATCGTGCTCGAGCAACCTTTTGTTGGTAAAGACATGGCGGATAACCCAATGAACACAATCTTCATTCCTTCTCCTGTTGCAGTCGAGCCAACCATAGTCCAACTTGTTGGTATTACTCGGTTTGGTAGCTACATCGAGGATGCTGGTGGAAATAATTTTATCTTCGCGGACCCATCAGCTTATCAGGGATTTTCCCCTCAG ATGGGCGGGTTTATGATTGAGAAAATTAGCGGTCCACTATCAAAAGGTGAACTAAGGATTAAAAACCTTAATCCAGCTGACAACCCGTCGGTAACATTCAACTACTTCAAGGAACCAGCAGATTTGCAAAAATGTGTCAAGGGGATTCGAACCGTTCTAAAAGCAATAGAATCGAAAGCATTCTCAAACTACAAGTATGCCAATATGACCAGCAAAGATATTCTTGATCTAAACTTGAGATTACCAATGAATCTACGCGTACATGGTAAAACAAGTTGGTCATTAGAACAATATTGCAAGGACACCGTAAGGTCTATGTGGCACTATCATGGTGGTTGTCATATTGGACAAGTAGTTGATCCCGAATACAAGGTTCTTGGAGTGGACGCGCTTAGAGTAATCGATGGATCAACGATACTTAACACTCCAGGAACTAATCCTCAAgctagtgttttgatgcttggaAG GTACATGGGAGTTACAATACTAGGCCAGTGGCTTGCAAGGGAAAATAACAAGACTTATTAG